A single Pirellulaceae bacterium DNA region contains:
- a CDS encoding DUF2190 family protein, producing the protein MSFAQFVQQGEAIDYTPNADLSAGSVVVQGDLVGITKRDIKAGQLGAISVEGVFDIAKEPTAPIAAGAKLYWDAGNDQAVTTATGNKLLGKAVAAAGVNSATVRVRLSQ; encoded by the coding sequence ATGTCGTTCGCACAATTTGTTCAGCAGGGTGAGGCAATCGACTACACACCCAACGCCGACCTGTCAGCGGGTTCCGTTGTAGTGCAAGGAGACTTAGTGGGCATCACTAAACGGGATATCAAGGCCGGTCAGTTGGGGGCGATCTCGGTCGAGGGTGTCTTTGATATCGCCAAAGAGCCAACTGCACCTATCGCCGCCGGCGCAAAGCTCTACTGGGATGCCGGAAACGATCAGGCTGTGACTACGGCCACCGGCAACAAGTTGCTGGGTAAAGCAGTGGCTGCCGCCGGTGTGAACAGCGCTACGGTGCGTGTTCGCCTAAGCCAGTAG